In Bradyrhizobium sp. 1(2017), one DNA window encodes the following:
- a CDS encoding ABC transporter ATP-binding protein, whose product MSVAPPLLAVEGLTKSYGGIHAVRGVSFSLRAGEILALIGPNGAGKSTCFDMLNGQNKPDSGHVRLLGEEITGRKPREVWRLGVGRTFQITATFATMTVRENVQVALISHGKQLFNLFGSAPKFDRGEAGRLLELVGMGGYADRPCGELAYGDLKRLELAVALANEPKLLLMDEPTAGMAPRERVDLMRLTAQIAREKSIGVLFTEHDMDVVFEHADRIIVLNRGALIAEGSPAEVRGNPQVQAVYLGEGLVYDARHRDGASA is encoded by the coding sequence CGCACCCCCACTTCTCGCGGTCGAAGGCCTGACCAAATCCTATGGCGGCATCCACGCCGTGCGCGGCGTCTCGTTCTCGCTGCGGGCCGGCGAGATCCTGGCGCTGATCGGCCCGAACGGGGCCGGCAAGAGCACCTGCTTCGACATGCTCAACGGCCAGAACAAACCGGACTCCGGCCATGTCCGCCTGCTCGGCGAGGAGATCACCGGCAGGAAGCCGCGCGAGGTCTGGCGGCTCGGGGTCGGGCGCACATTCCAGATCACGGCGACCTTTGCCACCATGACCGTGCGCGAGAACGTGCAGGTCGCGCTGATCTCGCACGGCAAGCAGCTGTTCAATCTGTTCGGCTCGGCGCCGAAGTTCGACCGTGGAGAGGCTGGCCGTCTGCTCGAGCTGGTCGGCATGGGCGGCTATGCGGACCGGCCCTGCGGCGAGCTCGCCTATGGTGACCTCAAGCGGCTCGAGCTTGCCGTCGCGCTCGCCAACGAGCCGAAGCTGCTCTTGATGGACGAGCCGACCGCGGGCATGGCGCCGCGCGAGCGGGTCGACCTGATGCGGCTGACCGCGCAGATCGCGCGGGAGAAATCGATCGGCGTGCTCTTTACCGAGCACGACATGGACGTGGTGTTCGAGCATGCCGACCGCATCATCGTGCTCAACCGCGGTGCGCTGATCGCGGAGGGCTCGCCGGCGGAGGTGCGCGGCAATCCGCAGGTGCAGGCGGTCTATCTCGGCGAAGGCCTCGTCTACGACGCCCGCCATCGCGATGGAGCCTCGGCATGA
- a CDS encoding ABC transporter ATP-binding protein — protein MKLTVEALNSHYGPAHILFDIGFEVGEGEVVALLGRNGAGKSTTFRSIVGLVAQRTGRIMFGGKDVSVRPTHEIVREGLGYVPEERRIFTDLTVEENLEVGRQPKRPNAPYWTREKLFALFPNLGEMKNRPGGRMSGGEQQMLTIARTLMGNPSLVLLDEPSEGLSPKIVEQMVDAILTMKKEGVSIVVSEQNLHFARLISDRAYIIERGRICFGGTMAELDARPDIRDAHLSL, from the coding sequence ATGAAGCTGACGGTCGAGGCGCTCAACAGCCATTACGGGCCGGCGCATATCCTGTTCGACATCGGCTTCGAGGTCGGCGAGGGCGAGGTTGTCGCGCTGCTCGGGCGCAATGGCGCCGGCAAGTCGACGACGTTCCGCTCGATTGTCGGCCTCGTCGCGCAGCGGACCGGCCGCATCATGTTCGGGGGCAAGGACGTCTCGGTGCGCCCGACACACGAGATCGTCCGCGAGGGGCTCGGCTACGTGCCGGAGGAGCGGCGTATTTTCACGGATTTGACCGTCGAGGAGAATCTCGAGGTCGGCCGTCAGCCCAAGCGTCCAAACGCGCCGTATTGGACGCGCGAGAAGCTGTTCGCGCTGTTTCCAAATCTGGGTGAGATGAAGAACCGCCCGGGCGGCCGCATGAGCGGCGGCGAGCAGCAAATGCTGACGATCGCGCGTACGCTGATGGGAAATCCGTCGCTGGTTCTGCTGGACGAGCCCTCGGAGGGTCTGTCGCCGAAGATCGTGGAGCAGATGGTCGACGCCATCCTGACGATGAAGAAGGAGGGCGTCAGCATCGTCGTCTCCGAGCAGAATCTGCATTTCGCGCGGCTGATTTCCGATCGCGCCTACATTATCGAGCGCGGCCGCATCTGCTTCGGCGGCACCATGGCCGAGCTCGACGCGCGTCCGGATATCCGCGACGCGCATCTGTCGTTGTGA
- a CDS encoding MarR family winged helix-turn-helix transcriptional regulator, producing MARSVAAKKSVKPAKPPYVLDEQVGFILRQVWQRHSSIFSRDIGTNLTPTQWAALSKLAETGACSQNQLGRLTAMDVATIKGVIDRLTARGLTETSQDPEDGRRLLVSLTRAGQQLAEKLAPNALAITRETLAPLDARERETLMTLLNKLR from the coding sequence ATGGCGAGAAGCGTTGCGGCAAAGAAGAGCGTGAAACCGGCAAAACCGCCTTACGTCCTCGACGAGCAGGTCGGCTTCATCCTGCGCCAGGTCTGGCAGCGCCACAGCTCGATCTTCTCCCGGGACATCGGCACCAATCTGACGCCGACGCAATGGGCGGCGTTGTCGAAGCTCGCCGAGACGGGTGCGTGCTCGCAGAACCAGCTCGGTCGTCTCACGGCGATGGACGTTGCGACCATCAAGGGCGTGATCGACCGCCTGACCGCGCGCGGCCTGACCGAGACCAGCCAGGATCCCGAGGATGGCCGGCGGCTCCTTGTCAGCCTGACGCGCGCGGGTCAGCAGCTCGCCGAGAAGCTGGCGCCGAATGCGCTGGCGATCACCCGCGAGACGCTGGCGCCGCTCGACGCAAGAGAGCGCGAGACGCTGATGACGCTGTTGAACAAGCTGCGATAG